The sequence ctcgcctacttttcacacctgagatgttatcaaatgataactcCAATCATTATCGTGTAAGAATGATTCAACACAACCCtgctcccaaaccttggtaatcacccagtgcagcgctctagccagtgcctcaccaccgtgtttaaacagctctcctggtagttggtcaactccaggggctttgttgtttttcagccggccgatctcctcctggatttcctggagattcggagccggaagtcgcatgtcctgcgcgcgtgctcctaggttcattaccataccgccaccgttgtctgccatatcgccattcaggtgctcttcgtagtgctgctgccacctttggatcacctcacgctcgtttgtaagaaggttcccgtttatgtccttacacatatcgggctgtggcacgtggcccttacgtgaacggttcaacttctcatagaactttcgtgcgttattagcgtggtacagttcttccgtctcttcacggtctcgattttcctgctggcgctttttcctccggaaaatcgagttttgtctgttccgcgcccgtttgtatcgtgcctcgttcgccctcgtgcggtgttgcagcaatctggcccatgctgcattcttctcctcaactaactgctcacattcgccagtcgtttctctgatccggagccaccgtgcctagtgcagcggttgcggtgcttccaatggcggatcgaatatctctccagccatcttcaagagatgctgcgcctagctgctcttccgttgggagtgccacttccagctgctgcgcgtagtcttgggctagtctaccgtcttgtagccgcccaatgttaagccgcggcggacgactccgacgcgtgttgatcaccgtcgagagttttgagcgcagacatactgcgacgaggtagtggtcggattcaatattcgcactgcggtaagtgcgtacgttcgtgatgtcggagaagaatttaccgtggattagaacgtggtcgatttggttttctgttacttgattaggtgatttccatgtggccttgtggatatttttgcgggggaagaaagtgcttcggactaccattccgcgggaggctgcaaagtttatgcatcgttggccgttgtcgttcgatacggtatgcagactatccggtccgatgaccggtctatatcAGAGTTACGCTTCATTAATAATCTACTCAGGATTTGAGTATAAGGGTCTTCAATAACAAATGGATGAATATTCTCAATTTCGACAAAATAAATCATAGTTATTGATATACTAACTGTAATTGCAGTGATTCCTGTATTTAAGTTCCATAAAtaccattttttcataaattatttatcaaaaatgGATTACCCAATTGTACACTGACACGCTTTTCACTTTCGGTTCATGATTTAACATTACTTTTATGACCAAAAACCTTTGAATGAGTTCAAATTTGTATCATTTGTTCATTTACGCCCAAAAGCAATTATTTgtgtttgaataaaataaagaaatgcGTTCAGTGTCTGGAAATTTTTACTTGCCCCACCCGTGGTAAAAATCTGATagtcataaaatatttttttcaaaatttgtgtggtacatatcaatatttttgttgCTGGCATTCAAAACTATGGAGAAAATTTACTTATCAATGCACTAATTTTAACATGTTTTTATTCTCAATCCAGctgaaaaccggaattgggggatagcgaagttggatttttctcactatccatacgttaaacctacactaataaaaatccacacatttttattggcaaaaatctaaagaaatttacaaataaattttatgtgtgcgttaataaccacccgctatgggaaaatccacataaaggttattagttaataagggTTATGTGTGATTCCACATAtgtgctatgcgaattcacatagccgttatgtgggaaatgctatattcaaaatttatgtgtgccacacataatggatatgattggatttttgtcagtgtagcaaccctataaccagagaccggcggagtgaaaaactgtcgaaatggcaacgtatgaaaaggtGTGATATCGtggaaataatactggcatcacttgaactttttactTGCCTCTTATGGgtgaaaaaagtaaacaagtcgatttggaaccgcttttgacggttcgattggaaacaagatggcgtctttgccgatctcttattctagtatttctagttaaACCTAGCTTCGGCAGTGGTACGCTGTGCTGTTTTCGTATCGCGAAacgctattcagcgcaccacttccgaagttaggtttaacggaCGGATTGTgataaaaatccaacttcgctagcccccaatttcgggtttcaactggattgagtatataaatcaacataaaaaatattcgtaTTTATTGACAAGCAAAACAACTTGTGCAAAAGATAAACTTGGCAGGTTAAACAACTTTTACCAcgcaaacagacataacacataatcagggccggatttagtcggaagggggccccggggccgacagcttgtgggggccccaaaatgtacaaaaaaaggttggttttggtatacataagatttgtgggggcccagGGCCACGGATCCCCCGCCCCCTAGATTCGGCCCTGGATATAATTTTTGGTCCTCGCTCGTCTAGCCCCGAGGGGGTGGCCATATCGCCCCATACGATAGATATGGGCatcataaaaacagctttttaaaaccagtttaaaagATACTGAAACGTCATTAATCAGTGTATATTGATACTTATAAGTATATGTGACATACATGTCAAAGACAGGTAAATCATAAAGGTGTTTGATTGACAAATCAGTAGAATTCGACAGTTTTACTATTTTACAAGAATTACCGCTTAGGATGGCCATCTTGTCCCACTTTCCCCTATGTGGGTTGAAGTTTTAATACACAATTAtttatttgagaaactgcagttgcccattttgaaaagttttctaaaaaacaaggaaaaattgtttttaaacaAAATGGCATGGATTCTATCAATTTCATCGATACAATCCAAAGCTTAGCTAAAACAtttgaaacataaaaataaaggcaaaatcaaatcaagcgtgcaatgttttttttttttttcaaattaacttAACcctatgaggtgaaccggtcaagggccgaaaacctaattaaccctctaagacccgggacgaacggatttttttcaaatggctcgcattcagcacctgatcgtcggaattcctcgcggtttcgtttgtgctcaatgggaataactatatttttgctctaaaacattttcaaatagaaatttttgttcaggtccgagttattgctaaaaataagtgtgcgcgggggtgtttttcctataattcaaacatctctgcaatattctggacgtgttcatgtccaaaatttatcaaatcacccatcaaaccaacccaaaaagatatttgtaaagattttaagtcgattccgatgttttcaccatttgagtagggcaggattgactgaattcagggccgcattcaggggttacaatggtagagtatgggctaaaaattcaattacaatgaaatttgcatgagGTAATAAgcatgcggctgcacaaattttacaaagcaggaggtttaaatatttaattttcaattgaaattgaccttctgaaaaattcttatcagggccggatttaggggtcaaaATGGGGTGACCAGgtgccatatcaccaattgcaatgaaactgggcatgcgactgctcaaactttatgaaaacacatcaggagctcaaagaactctgtttgaatttgaaattgaccttctgaaattttgaccagggccggattcaggggtgaaaatatggagagcaggggccatatcaccaatagcaatgaaactgggcatgcgactgctcaaacatcaCGAAAAAACAttaggagctcaaagaaatctgtttcaaatgtaatttgatcttctgaaatttcaaccagggccagatttaggagtgaaaatgtgGAGgacaggggccatatcaccaattgcaatgaaacaaggcatgcgactgctcgaactgcatgaaaacacatcaggagctccaAGAGTTctgctcgaacttcaaattgtctttccgaaattttgaccagggccggattcaggggtccaaatggggagagcaagagccatatcaccaatagcaATAAAACTGGGCAGTCGGCATGCGattgctcaaacttcatgaaaacacatcaggatctcaaaaaactctgtttgaatttgaaattgaccttctgaaatttcaaccagggccggatttggGGGTGAAAATATGGAGAGCAGGCCAAATCACCAATAGCAATAAAACTggacatgcgactgctcaaacatcatgaaaacacatcaggagatcaaagtattctgtttgaacttgaaactgctcttatacaaatttcaggaatttctccggaaaatcctccaggaattcctccagaagattctccaggaattcctccggaagttccttcaggaattcctccggaagttcctccaggaattcctccggaagttcctccaggaattcctccggaagttcctccaggaattcctccggaagttcctccggaagttcctccaggaattcctccggaagttcctccaggaattcctccggaagttcctccaggaattcctccggaagttcctccaggaattcctccggaagttgctccaggaattcctccggaagttgctccaggaattcctccaggaattcctctacgagttcctccaggaattcctccggagttcctccagaattctccggaagttctccaggaattcctctctcggaagttcctccaggaattcctccggaagttcctccaggaattcctccggaagttcctccaggattcctccggaagttcctccaggaattcctccggaagttcctccaggaattcctccgaaagttcctccagaattcctccggaagttcccagaattcctccgaagttcctccaggaattcctccaggaagttcctctccggaagttcctttagaaattcctccggaagttcctccaggaattcctccggaagttcctccaggaattcctccggaagttcctccatgaattcctccggaagttcctccaggaattccatcggaggttccttcaggaattccttcggaaattcctcctggaatttctccgaaagttcctccaagattttttccaaaaggtgctccaggaataccttcggaagttcctccaggaattcctctagaagttcatgCAGGAggtcctgcagaagttccttcatgaattcaggaattctttcggaactttcagagatcctccaggaattcctgacttctgaaggaattcctggaggaacttccgaaggaattcctggaggatctctgaaagttccgaaagaattcctgaattcgtttaggaacttctgcaggaattcctgcatgaacttctggaggaattcctggaggaattccaggaggaacttccgaaggtattcctggagcacttccggaggaattcctggaggtacttccggaggaattcctggaggtacttccggaggaattcttggaggtacttccggaggaattcctggaggaacttccggaggaatgcctggaggaacttccggaggaattcctggaggaacttccgaaggaattcctggaggaacttccggcggaattcctggaggaacttccagaggaattcctggatgaacttccggaagaattcctggaggaacttccggaggaagtcatggaggaacttacggaggaattcctggaggaacttccggaggaattcctggaggaacttccggaggaattcctggaggaacttccggaggaattcctggaggaacttccggaggaattcctggaggaacttccggaggaattcatggaggaacttccggaggaattcatggaggaattcctggaggaacttccgtaggatttcctggaggaactgccggaggaatacgtggaggaacttcaggaggaattcctggaggaacttacggaggaattcctggaggaacttccggaggaagtcatggaggaacttacagaggaattcctggaggaacttccggaggaattcctggaggaacttccggaggaattcctggaggaacttccggaggaacttccggaggaattcctggaggaacttccggaggaattcctggaggaacttccggaggaattcctggaggaacttccggaggaattcctggaggaacttccggaggaattcctggaggaacttccggaggaattcctggaggaacttccggaggaattcctggaggaacttccggaggaattcatggaggaacttccggaggaattcatggaggaattcctggaggaacttccgtaggatttcctggaggaacttccggatgaattcctggaggaacttccgaatgaattcctggaggaatttccggaggaattcctgaaggaacttccggaggaattcccggaggaacttcggcagaaattcttggGGGATTTTCctgaggatttcctgaaagaacttctggaggaattcctggaggaacttccggatgaattcctggaggaacttctataggatttcctggaggattttccaaatgaattcctggaggaatttccgaaggaattcccggaggaacttcggcagaaattcttggaggattttccggaggatttcgtgaaagaacttccggaggaattcctggagaaacttccggatgattttctggaggaacttctataggatttcctggaggaacttccgaatgaattcctggaggaatttccgaatgaattgctggaggaattcccggaggaactttggcagaaattcttggaggatttcctgaaggattttccggaggatttcctgaaagatcttccggaggaattccttgagaaacttccggaggaattcctggaggaacttctggaggaattcctggaggaactttcataggaatttatggaggaacttccggaggtacttccggaggaattcctggaagaacttttggaggaattcccggaagaacttctggaggaattcctggaggattttgcggagaaattcctgaaatttgtataagagcagtttcaagttcaaaccgaatactttgagctcctgatgtgttttcatgatgcttgagcagtcgcatgtccagtttcattgctattggtgatatggcccgcTCTCCTTATTTTCACCTCTGAATCcagccctggttgaaatttcagaaggtcaatttcaaattcaaacagagttctttgagatcctgatgtattttcatgaagtttgagcagtcgcatgccctgtttcattgcaattggtgatatggcccctgcccgccccattttcactcctgaatccagccctggttgaaattgcagaagatcaatttccatttgaaacagatttctttgagctcctgatgtgtttccatgatgtttgagcagtcgcacgcccagtttcattgcttttggtgatatgtcccttgctctccccatttggacccctgaatccggccctggtcaaaatttcagaaggtcaatttcaaattcaaacagagttctttaagctcctgatgtgttttcataaagtttgagcagtcgcatgcccagtttcattgcaattggtgatatggcacCTGGTCACCCCATtttgacccctaaatccggccctgataagaatttcagaaggtcaatttcaattgaaaattaaatatttaaacctcctgctttgtaaaatttgtgcagccgcatgcTTATTACctcatgcaaatttcattgtaattgaatttttagcccatactctaccattgtaacccctgaatgcggccctgaattcagtcaatcctgccctactcaaatggtgaaaacatcggaatcgactTAAAATCTTCacaaatatctttttgggttggtttgatgggtgatttgataaattttgggcatgaacacgtccagaatattgtagagatgtttgaattataggaaaaacacccccgcgcacacttatttttagcaataactcggacctgaacaaaaatttctatttgaaaatgttttagagcaaaaatatagctattcccattgagcacaaacgaaaccgcgaggaattccgacgatcaggtgctgaatgcgagccatttgaaaaaaatccgttcgtcccgggtcttagagggttaataaagacaataaaaaaaaaaaaaaaaacttaaccgTTGTAATAAGCACAGCATCATCGTTTGTTGTCGTCTCGTATGAGGTGAGGCGTTTCGGATGAAGTGAGTATTGTCGAAACTCTCCATTTGAATTAgtttctttcacaaattacgtaacgctaaatttgatgatttgagacccccaccctccccctcgtaacactttttgaatGGAAGGTTTATTTTATGTGTAAGGATCACACGGTCGACAATTCTCGAGTCATACGAAACGCAGAATAAGCACACCAGTCtcatgcgagtcccggaaggtcaTATTCACACGATCGCATTAAagtgattatacaacaaagccacaaattgGCCATCTTggcaaccacgtgctttttacagttttttttttcaataacacGAGCTGAGAGAATCATAGAGCGCTTATAGTTATAAGTATGTATACGAATAAAACAATGGTAGATCAGATAGCTTACTTACGCTGAACAATCGACTTTTAATTTCAGCACTGTATAAACATCATTACGTCAGATGTGGGGTTTTgagtttgttgttgttgttctgTTTGTCCTTCATTTATGAAGCTCAATACGCGCTAGTACCTACCTGTTTCATAACAGCGTCATACTTATGCCTCGTGTATTGTAGATCTCTGGTAGGTGGTAGATAAGTAAATTAACAAGATTTATCAACTTCAATATTTTAATACGTCAtcattcaaagaaaaaaaaacaaatattgatgTTATACCACTCTTGCTCACAAGTTTGCGCCGATCAGATTAACCACTCGATTTTTGTAGCGCTTGGAAATATCTTTCTCTATCTGTCCCTGTAGTATCTTGGTCTGTTCGATCACCTTGGCCAATGTCGGTTTCATATCTACACTTTGTTGTCGGAAAGAAATCGATTTCTCCCCCATAAGCTTCTCGGTATCCTTCATTTTATCTATGGCCAACAGTTTTTGCTTCAACTTGGAGGTAAGGATATCCACATACTTCGCGGAATGCTTAATTTGATGCAAGTGCTGGATCAATTGGCTATTAATTTTACTATAGACGACGTCGACCTGCGACAGCATGTCGGTTAGACTTTTTGCGTCATGATCCGGAAAGTTGTTCATCATCGTGAGCGATAGAATCTGATGTTTATCGGCGGTGCTTAACTCGTACAGCCTCATCTTCAAAAACGCTTCCAGCTCCAAAAGCTCGTTAATAAATCTTTCTCTATATGAGGGTGAATCGAATATACTGTAGGCTTCTTCGCCCTTGGCCGCTCCGCCAGCATTGCCATCGCCTTCAACAACGATACCACTTTCCTCCAGAGAAATATTGAAATCAATATCATTACCATTGGGTGCGACCTCTTCTTGTACACCCCAATCAATATCGCCTACTTCCAGATTAATTTCTCCCCCGTCGATTGCACCAAAATCAATCTCACCATCACCGAAATCCACGCCACCGCCATCTCCAAAGTCTATCTCCCCAGTATGTGGTACCTCATTCGCCTTTGTGTCAAATTTCACCGGTGGTTCTTCAATCGACAACGGTGGCTCGGAGTACAAGAACTCGTACACCGTCGTGTTTCCAGATGTTGACACATGCCGCAGAACCGGTAGGCATTCTTCATTACCCAAAAAGGCACTGTAAAGCTCGATTGCTTTCTTAAGCGCCGATACCGTACCGGAAATTTCGTTCAGCATCTTAGGAAGTTCACCGACCTTCTTTACCAACTCCTGGCGCACGTTGTCTCCGGCAATGCCCAACTGTTTGCACAATGCGTGATACTCTCCCATAACCACATTTTCCGACCGCTTtaaatcattaatttttttctctgCTTCATCGCTCAACTGTTCGAAATGTTTAATCTGCTTACGAATTCCCGGAACTTCATAATTGATGTTGCGAACTAATATCTGTGCCGCTTCCGCCAAGTACAAACTATCCTTTTCGTACAGTTTTAAGATCTCTTGCCAGTCCTTCATACGTTGGCTTCCATAGAATCCGAATACGTTCTTGGAATCTGCCTCTGTCGTTTTAAGGATATCAATTATCTGCTGGCAGTGAAAGTAGTTTATGTCTAGAATaggaattatgaaaaataaatgtgaCGATACTTTGTAGGTGATGTCTTGTAGGGCGCAAAGGTACCCTCAAAAGATTCATATCTGACCATTTGTATTCCGTCGGGTAGGCAAATGGGATTTACTTACGAGCTCCTTTAAGTAGCTGCACAAGGCCATCGTGCGCAGGCATATCAGTTAATGCATTGCTGATTTTGCTACGGACATCGCGGACATGTAGGGaccaatttttgtttacaatccGTCGTGATACCAACCAGTCCTGTAACTTGCCAGCATGAATGTCGATGGGGATATCCGCCTCCTAGAATTTGAGTACGTCTTGCTTATAAACCATTTGGACTTAAAAGTAAATAGGTATTTACTTACGTTCATTTTGCGAAAGTAACCAGGGAAAGACTATCCACGTATCCGATTTTTCtagttttgatatttttatttattttgacaaATGTAAATGTTTTGACATTGTATCCGGAGTAATTTGTGATTTTGGCGAGGCTTGGAAATCATTAATCAGGGGACGTTAAaaaaataggccttttcatgtgacatgACACATTGCCGAAAATTTAAGATAttttatgtcgttttcgtttttgcggtgtagctacactcgtgctacacttttgcaccgaaaatgttcgtttttgattttcgtgCTACACCAGTGTAGCATTTTTCTTGCACTGAAACAAGCAGTGTAGCAccagaaaaaatcagagtgtGCCGTGTAGTGTAGTTTGTTTTCAAGTTTCTCACgttgttattgttttctttGTATGGTATCCAACAGGTATCCATAACAAACAAACCCAACTGCACTCAAAACGTTCATTTTTGCCGTGCAAAATGCTGCACTAAGCGGTGTCGCTACACctgaaaaacgaaaacgacattagttaaggctccgtcagacgttgcaagcaaatcactcgtgcgagcgaatgatttctgagagcactcgcaattgcagtcacacgtagcaattttttactttaagcaaatgacagatttactctcatgcaaatataaacaaaaacgaaaaacttgtttttcggccacaaaatctaatttcattcctatttttgcagtgcaacactgccacctgaaaacgttttcacttttgcgagcgaaaaatttgctagtgctgcactagcaagcgcaatttcgtttctgcgagttgaaaatttttaacgcttagcagtcacacattgcaagcgagcgtttgcttacgagttgtcatttgtttgcatgcaatcactttcagtgtagtcagacaggaaattttttgacagttgtcactttctgcgagcaaaatgctcgttgcGAGTGATTCACTGgtaaaaaaatctatataaagTTTATGTGTGACCGATATAGATATTTGCAATTAGATCAAACCAATATATTTTATGTGTGGGCGATATAGAAAATGTAATAGTGATCACACATAAAACTTATTAAGTGTACATCATACACTTCATCACGCTTGTTAATAATTTGGAATGAAGtttatttatataaattatccatgaatttattgttattgaaataaaaattagcTTTCTAAGAATAAATTGAAATGTGATGAATAATAAACGAGTCACTGTTTATATACTTTATTTGCATTTATCATTCGGCTCGTAGTACATGATGAAATTAACATTACAGTTGACTACTGCGTGAAACTGATGATCATTCCACTTCTAACCAGCTAATCCTTGCTGGGATCTGGCTAAGCAATGTCAAGcaaatttgcttgcaacgtctgacggcacCTTTACTATagattcgcgaagtcgaagcaaaattcttcacacaaacaatgacagttatttatgggtttttacagtagagtgTAAAGACCCGCCGAATGACCAGCCGAATAGTCGCGTCCTTCGTGCAGCCGCTTGCTTGAGCACGTCTGCCTTGCGTGATGTCTATAACTCAACTGACCCAATGCACCATGCACCAATAAACCATGTGTACGAACGCACACATGCGTGCGTATGATCACGCCATCCGAGGGAGTACACACTAGTGCTTGTGATGTACATTTGATATGACCGTTACATCTCTCCCTTTTTTTTAGAACCTTGTGCCATTGTACTATTACATGGATTCTTATGTCTATAGTTCAAAATACATAATACACATATAATACAAAACCTTAAATCATCACATAACATCTCAGAATGTTTTATAATATTTCTCATCATGACTGTTGATATTTATAATGTAATAATTACGATGCATACATAAATCAGGTGTCATACAATGACTCACCAAATCTTCACAGTCATATAAAGAACCTAGCGAAAGTCTTTCTACTAAACATGTAATCTGCATGGCCAAATCCAAACACTTATTCTTTGCTCAGCTTTCCTTCCTCGGTCATCAATGTTTTTCGTCATTCAAATCATCCAGTCATTACATACCCGTTCAGAGTATACAATACACACGTCAATTC comes from Armigeres subalbatus isolate Guangzhou_Male chromosome 2, GZ_Asu_2, whole genome shotgun sequence and encodes:
- the LOC134216618 gene encoding CDK5RAP3-like protein codes for the protein MNEADIPIDIHAGKLQDWLVSRRIVNKNWSLHVRDVRSKISNALTDMPAHDGLVQLLKGAHINYFHCQQIIDILKTTEADSKNVFGFYGSQRMKDWQEILKLYEKDSLYLAEAAQILVRNINYEVPGIRKQIKHFEQLSDEAEKKINDLKRSENVVMGEYHALCKQLGIAGDNVRQELVKKVGELPKMLNEISGTVSALKKAIELYSAFLGNEECLPVLRHVSTSGNTTVYEFLYSEPPLSIEEPPVKFDTKANEVPHTGEIDFGDGGGVDFGDGEIDFGAIDGGEINLEVGDIDWGVQEEVAPNGNDIDFNISLEESGIVVEGDGNAGGAAKGEEAYSIFDSPSYRERFINELLELEAFLKMRLYELSTADKHQILSLTMMNNFPDHDAKSLTDMLSQVDVVYSKINSQLIQHLHQIKHSAKYVDILTSKLKQKLLAIDKMKDTEKLMGEKSISFRQQSVDMKPTLAKVIEQTKILQGQIEKDISKRYKNRVVNLIGANL